Proteins encoded together in one Pirellulales bacterium window:
- a CDS encoding DUF1003 domain-containing protein — MAQPLDDSTAVAETVKRNMGSVAQLEREFRSQQANTVGWLSERITNLIASPIYILAHAAWFFSWVSINTIDLSGIIHFDPYPFSFLGLCLASEAMLLTTFVLMSQRRQAHQADQWAHVALQVSLVAEQETTKMLEMLQSICQQIGLKSVANDKELREMIETPTLVAIAAEMEKAREGEESTAQRPKIYLEEDLQAA, encoded by the coding sequence ATGGCTCAACCACTTGATGATAGCACCGCTGTCGCTGAAACCGTCAAACGGAATATGGGCTCGGTTGCGCAATTGGAGCGGGAGTTTCGCTCGCAGCAAGCAAACACGGTTGGCTGGCTCAGCGAGCGGATCACGAACCTGATTGCCAGTCCGATCTACATCCTCGCCCATGCGGCATGGTTTTTCAGTTGGGTTTCGATCAATACGATCGACCTATCGGGGATCATTCACTTCGACCCGTATCCGTTCAGCTTTCTGGGGCTGTGCCTCGCTTCCGAAGCGATGCTGTTGACGACCTTCGTCTTGATGAGCCAACGGCGGCAGGCGCATCAGGCCGACCAATGGGCACATGTCGCGTTGCAAGTCAGCCTCGTGGCCGAGCAGGAGACGACCAAAATGCTCGAAATGCTCCAAAGCATTTGCCAGCAGATCGGGCTGAAATCGGTGGCCAACGACAAAGAGCTTCGAGAAATGATCGAGACGCCCACGCTGGTGGCCATCGCCGCGGAAATGGAAAAAGCCCGCGAGGGCGAAGAATCGACGGCGCAACGTCCGAAAATCTATCTCGAAGAAGATTTGCAGGCGGCGTAG
- a CDS encoding Gfo/Idh/MocA family oxidoreductase, translating to MSERQSRRQFLGRSAIAGAVVVGAPLALPMIGGGVWSSSALAESSSPNEKLNIGVIGTANQARFSIGNIRGENIVAACDIDDKYLAKMIADFPKAKKYNDFRKLLEQSGIDAIVVATPDHIHAPATAAALHLGKHVYCEKPLTHTVAEARAIAELAARQKVATQMGTQIHAGENYRRVVEIIRSGAIGSVREVHTWAGRAWGGGSRPKNNPPAPPSIHWDLWLGPAPVRPYNPVYIPARWRGWWDFGGGNIGDMACHHMDLPFWALGLKHPTTIEAEGPPVNPETCSLGLTVRYEYAASGDRPAVKLTWYDGTKIPPSIEGHPTGGGGNLFVGEKGMLWADYDVYHLYPEKDFAGYKPPKPSIPRSIGHHAEWLRACKTGSPTTCNFGYSGPLTEAVLLGNVAYRAGKRLEWDAERLQAKNCPEAERFLRTEYRKGWQQV from the coding sequence ATGTCCGAACGTCAGAGCCGTCGTCAATTTCTTGGTCGTTCGGCGATAGCCGGTGCGGTGGTGGTGGGCGCGCCGCTGGCCCTGCCGATGATTGGCGGGGGAGTTTGGTCGAGTAGTGCGCTTGCCGAATCGAGTTCGCCGAATGAGAAGCTGAACATCGGCGTGATCGGCACCGCAAACCAGGCCCGATTCAGCATCGGCAACATCCGCGGCGAGAATATCGTCGCGGCTTGCGATATCGACGATAAATATCTTGCCAAGATGATCGCCGATTTTCCGAAGGCGAAAAAGTATAACGATTTTCGCAAGTTGCTCGAGCAGAGCGGCATCGACGCGATCGTCGTGGCGACGCCCGATCATATCCATGCTCCGGCAACGGCCGCCGCGTTGCATCTCGGCAAGCATGTGTATTGCGAAAAGCCGCTGACGCACACGGTTGCCGAAGCCCGGGCGATCGCCGAATTGGCGGCTCGGCAAAAGGTTGCCACGCAAATGGGGACGCAAATCCACGCCGGCGAAAACTATCGCCGCGTCGTCGAGATCATCCGATCCGGCGCGATCGGCTCGGTGCGCGAAGTCCACACCTGGGCCGGCCGGGCCTGGGGCGGCGGCTCTCGGCCGAAAAACAATCCTCCGGCGCCGCCAAGCATCCATTGGGACCTGTGGCTCGGGCCGGCGCCCGTTCGGCCGTACAATCCGGTTTATATTCCAGCTCGATGGCGCGGCTGGTGGGATTTCGGCGGCGGCAATATCGGCGACATGGCTTGCCACCATATGGACCTGCCTTTCTGGGCGCTCGGCCTGAAGCATCCGACCACGATCGAAGCGGAAGGGCCGCCGGTGAATCCGGAAACGTGTTCGCTGGGGTTGACCGTGCGCTATGAATATGCGGCTAGCGGCGATCGGCCGGCGGTGAAGCTCACATGGTACGATGGCACGAAAATTCCGCCCTCGATCGAAGGCCATCCGACCGGCGGCGGCGGCAACCTGTTCGTCGGTGAAAAGGGAATGCTTTGGGCCGACTACGATGTTTACCACCTGTATCCCGAAAAGGATTTCGCCGGATACAAGCCGCCGAAGCCATCGATCCCGCGCTCGATCGGCCACCATGCCGAATGGCTGCGGGCCTGCAAGACGGGCAGCCCGACGACGTGCAACTTCGGCTATTCGGGCCCATTGACCGAAGCCGTGCTGTTGGGCAACGTGGCGTATCGCGCCGGCAAGCGGTTGGAGTGGGACGCCGAAAGGCTGCAAGCCAAGAACTGCCCCGAAGCCGAGCGCTTCCTACGCACCGAATATCGCAAGGGCTGGCAGCAGGTTTGA
- a CDS encoding cupin domain-containing protein, which produces MPFSNLFDNLPARADDELITPLVQDSHVRIERIVSHGQASPPGFWYDQDRDEWFVVLRGAARLQFDREEHTVEVKPGDFLTIPAHRRHRVEWTTPDEPTVWLAVHFGD; this is translated from the coding sequence ATGCCATTCTCCAATCTGTTTGATAATCTGCCTGCGCGAGCGGATGATGAGCTAATCACGCCCTTGGTTCAGGATTCGCACGTTCGCATCGAGCGGATCGTGTCGCATGGTCAGGCCTCGCCGCCGGGGTTTTGGTATGATCAAGATCGAGATGAATGGTTCGTCGTGTTGCGCGGGGCAGCGCGATTGCAGTTCGACCGGGAAGAGCATACGGTCGAGGTGAAGCCGGGCGATTTTCTGACCATCCCCGCCCATCGCCGCCATCGCGTGGAATGGACCACGCCCGACGAACCGACCGTTTGGCTCGCAGTGCATTTCGGAGATTGA
- the rlmN gene encoding 23S rRNA (adenine(2503)-C(2))-methyltransferase RlmN, with the protein MQHILEPAADSLIAWLAGHGQPAYRAKQIRGALFERRVGDFAEMTELPKELRAELAADFRIWTTTIARHHQAADGTEKLLLELHDGQRIECVLLRDGPRRTICISSQVGCAMGCVFCASGLDGVARNLTAGEVVEQMLQLARLLPKDERLSHIVVMGMGEPLANLNPLLAALGQATDPGGLGISHRRITISTVGLPPAIHRLAELDARFQLAVSLHAPDDELRNRLVPVNKNIGLAAILEAADRYFEVSGRRLTFEYVLLGGVNDDARHARKLAELLRGRLALLNVIPYNAVAGLPYRSPSRAAQERFLEILREAGLNVQVRQRKGDAIDAACGQLRRISGPADLPQLA; encoded by the coding sequence ATGCAACACATTCTCGAACCCGCCGCCGATTCGCTGATCGCTTGGTTGGCCGGGCATGGCCAACCGGCGTATCGGGCGAAGCAGATTCGCGGCGCGCTGTTCGAGCGGCGAGTGGGCGATTTCGCCGAAATGACCGAGTTGCCGAAAGAGCTTCGGGCCGAATTGGCGGCCGATTTTCGCATCTGGACCACGACCATCGCCCGGCATCATCAAGCGGCCGATGGCACCGAAAAGCTGCTGCTCGAATTGCACGACGGCCAGCGGATCGAATGCGTGCTTCTGCGCGACGGCCCGCGGCGGACAATTTGCATCAGCTCGCAAGTCGGCTGCGCGATGGGTTGCGTGTTTTGCGCGAGCGGGCTCGACGGCGTGGCCCGAAACCTCACGGCCGGCGAAGTCGTCGAGCAGATGTTGCAGCTCGCCCGATTGCTGCCGAAAGACGAACGGCTGAGCCACATCGTCGTGATGGGCATGGGCGAACCGCTGGCGAATTTGAATCCGCTGCTGGCCGCGCTCGGCCAAGCGACCGATCCGGGCGGCTTGGGCATCAGCCATCGCCGGATCACGATTTCCACCGTCGGCTTGCCGCCGGCAATCCATCGGCTGGCGGAGCTCGATGCGCGGTTTCAATTGGCCGTCTCGCTGCATGCCCCCGACGACGAATTGCGAAACCGGCTGGTGCCGGTGAATAAGAACATCGGACTGGCGGCGATCCTCGAGGCCGCGGATCGATACTTCGAAGTGTCGGGCCGGCGGCTGACGTTCGAATACGTGTTGCTTGGCGGCGTGAACGACGACGCGCGGCATGCGCGCAAATTGGCCGAGTTGCTCCGCGGCCGGCTGGCCCTGTTGAACGTGATTCCCTACAACGCCGTGGCCGGATTGCCGTATCGTTCGCCGAGCCGGGCGGCGCAGGAACGATTCTTGGAAATTCTTCGCGAGGCTGGATTGAACGTGCAGGTTCGCCAGCGAAAGGGCGACGCGATCGACGCCGCCTGCGGCCAATTGCGGCGGATCAGCGGCCCGGCCGATCTGCCGCAACTGGCCTAG
- a CDS encoding SHD1 domain-containing protein, which yields MARAVLAFMLVFGSASALSAREWTDATGKYHQEAELVDFDGQLVVLKKAQGRLVAIPLDSLSTADQDYLKSQQAKADIAAAASKDRTWTLIDGKKLVGQVLKFGEKDITFSRKFAVLYVNGKPFKDLSEWRQYMALKLVSHAENKEFKDDDAVQSLIAARKGADLVYPVKGVLFLLQSGEEIGVPIWMLSDRSRAVLMPEWDAWLAAEKEVETKDKLQQEQSTMARAAANEYQRNQQAQLRLQYLQLASQWFDLWQVTLTAPNGTVSSVVVPARDSRQAQIAAQQQCPNCQIGATSIITRASY from the coding sequence ATGGCCCGCGCAGTTTTGGCGTTCATGTTGGTGTTTGGATCGGCCTCGGCCTTGTCGGCTCGGGAATGGACCGACGCGACGGGCAAGTATCATCAAGAGGCCGAACTGGTCGACTTCGATGGCCAGCTCGTGGTGCTCAAAAAGGCACAAGGTCGGCTCGTGGCGATTCCGCTCGATTCGCTTTCGACCGCCGATCAAGACTATTTGAAATCGCAACAGGCGAAAGCGGATATCGCTGCCGCGGCCAGCAAGGACCGGACCTGGACACTGATCGACGGCAAGAAGCTCGTCGGCCAGGTGCTGAAGTTCGGAGAGAAGGACATCACCTTTTCGCGAAAATTCGCCGTGCTGTATGTCAACGGCAAGCCGTTCAAGGATCTTTCTGAATGGCGGCAATACATGGCTCTCAAGCTCGTGAGCCATGCAGAAAACAAAGAGTTCAAAGACGACGATGCGGTGCAATCGCTGATTGCGGCGCGCAAGGGGGCGGATCTGGTTTATCCGGTGAAGGGCGTTCTGTTTCTGCTCCAAAGCGGCGAGGAAATTGGCGTGCCGATTTGGATGCTCTCGGACAGGAGCCGAGCGGTGCTAATGCCGGAGTGGGATGCCTGGCTGGCTGCCGAGAAGGAAGTCGAGACGAAAGACAAACTCCAGCAGGAACAATCGACGATGGCTCGCGCCGCCGCCAACGAATATCAGCGCAACCAGCAGGCCCAATTGCGGCTGCAGTATCTGCAGTTGGCGAGCCAATGGTTCGACCTTTGGCAGGTGACGTTGACGGCGCCGAATGGTACCGTTTCGTCGGTCGTCGTTCCGGCTCGCGATAGCCGTCAGGCTCAGATCGCGGCCCAGCAGCAATGCCCGAACTGCCAAATCGGGGCGACGAGCATTATCACGCGCGCGAGTTATTGA
- the proS gene encoding proline--tRNA ligase, giving the protein MAKAVKNAISPSREEDYPEWYQQAVRGADLAENSAVRGCMVIKPWGYAIWENMQRVLDRMFKDTGHQNAYFPLFIPLSYLEKEAAHVEGFAKECAVVTHHRLEAGPDGHLIPTGKLEEPLVVRPTSETIIGATYAKWVQSYRDLPILINQWANVVRWEMRTRLFLRTAEFLWQEGHTAHASEQEAVEETLRMLDVYTTFAQDYMAMPVIKGEKTAGERFPGAVNTYSIEAMMQDRKALQAGTSHFLGQNFSRAQEIKFLNQEGKETFAWTTSWGVSTRLVGALVMMHGDDDGIVLPPRLAPQQIVILPIFRNDEERAAVIEYCKRVERELAATSYDGQPVRVTIDSRDLRGGDKVWQHIKRGVPLRLEIGPRDVAGDSVFVGRRDTSQKQPTPRAELVATIADRLGEIQHNLFARALAFRKQNTRTIDDREEFLRFFTPENEDKPEIHGGFALSHYAETPEVAELLAKLKVTVRCLPQSDEHLSDESVASAAAGRCIFTGQPSPRRAVFAKAY; this is encoded by the coding sequence ATGGCAAAAGCCGTAAAAAATGCGATCTCGCCCTCCCGCGAGGAAGACTACCCCGAATGGTATCAGCAGGCCGTGCGGGGCGCCGATCTGGCCGAGAATTCTGCGGTCCGCGGCTGCATGGTCATCAAGCCGTGGGGCTATGCCATTTGGGAAAACATGCAGCGCGTGTTGGATCGGATGTTCAAAGACACGGGCCATCAGAATGCCTATTTCCCGCTCTTTATTCCGCTGAGCTATTTGGAGAAAGAAGCGGCTCATGTCGAGGGGTTCGCCAAGGAATGCGCCGTGGTGACGCATCATCGGCTGGAGGCGGGGCCCGATGGCCATTTGATTCCGACCGGCAAGCTGGAAGAGCCGCTGGTCGTGCGGCCGACAAGCGAAACGATCATCGGCGCGACGTATGCCAAGTGGGTGCAATCGTATCGCGATCTGCCGATTCTGATCAACCAATGGGCCAACGTCGTCCGCTGGGAAATGCGCACGCGGCTATTCCTGCGCACCGCGGAATTCCTTTGGCAAGAAGGGCATACGGCCCATGCCAGCGAGCAAGAAGCCGTCGAAGAAACGCTCCGCATGCTCGACGTGTATACCACGTTCGCCCAAGACTACATGGCGATGCCGGTGATTAAAGGGGAAAAAACGGCCGGCGAACGCTTTCCCGGCGCCGTGAACACCTACAGCATCGAAGCCATGATGCAAGACCGCAAAGCCTTGCAAGCCGGCACCTCGCACTTTCTGGGGCAGAATTTTTCCCGAGCCCAAGAAATCAAATTCCTCAATCAGGAAGGCAAGGAAACGTTCGCTTGGACCACGTCCTGGGGCGTTTCCACCCGGCTCGTCGGAGCATTGGTGATGATGCACGGCGACGACGACGGCATTGTTCTCCCGCCCCGATTGGCCCCGCAACAGATCGTGATCCTGCCGATCTTCCGCAACGACGAAGAGCGGGCCGCCGTGATCGAATATTGCAAGCGCGTCGAGCGCGAGCTGGCGGCGACGAGCTACGATGGCCAGCCGGTGCGGGTGACGATCGATTCGCGCGATCTTCGCGGCGGCGACAAAGTCTGGCAGCACATCAAGCGCGGCGTGCCGCTGCGGCTCGAGATCGGCCCGCGCGACGTGGCGGGCGATTCAGTATTCGTCGGCCGCCGCGACACTTCGCAAAAACAGCCCACGCCCCGCGCAGAATTGGTGGCCACGATCGCCGACCGCCTCGGCGAAATTCAGCACAATCTTTTCGCCCGAGCTCTGGCGTTCCGCAAGCAGAACACCCGCACGATCGACGATCGCGAGGAGTTTCTCCGCTTTTTCACGCCTGAGAACGAAGACAAGCCGGAGATTCACGGCGGCTTCGCCTTGAGCCACTATGCGGAAACGCCCGAGGTGGCCGAGCTGTTGGCGAAATTGAAAGTAACAGTCCGCTGCCTGCCGCAATCCGACGAACACTTGAGCGACGAATCCGTCGCCAGCGCCGCTGCCGGCCGCTGCATCTTCACCGGCCAACCGAGCCCGCGCCGCGCCGTGTTCGCGAAAGCGTATTGA
- a CDS encoding prolyl oligopeptidase family serine peptidase, translated as MHSLVLAGVVLLAINADTPADPYSWLEEITGARALAYVEAENAITLKRLQSESVYAEIKQQSLAILNSHERIPYVRKLGPWYYNFWQDAANPRGLLRRTTPAEYRKSNPGWETVLDLDALAKAEHENWVWGGSTSLPPDYERSLVSLSRGGSDAKVVREFDLKKKEFVAGGFSLPEAKSETTWRDKNTLYVGTDFGPGSLTDSGYPRIVKRWKRGTPLADAATVFEGQKTDVAAAAWVDHTPGFFREGFNRSIAFYNSETFLLEGGKDVKIDIPNDAESNFFRQWLTVQLRSDWHVGGRTYKAGALLATKLDAFLRGERNFEVLFEPTGRVSLQEVSETHSALVLNLSDNVHSRIIETAPPGSVFTTASIAAPPGAAVIDAAWQTREMKLPGAGSASASGVDPDESNELWVNYQDFLTPSSLYLTHLGDNPGEPIKSLPSFFNAHGMEVRQLEATSADGTRVPYFVVGKTAAIRAGNSPTLLYGYGGFEIPMEPHYAAIAGKAWLERGGVYVLANIRGGGEFGPAWHQAAVKEHRQRAFDDFEAVAADIVKRGITTVPHLGIMGGSNGGLLVATVAIQRPELFGAVVCQVPLTDMRRYNKFLAGASWMAEYGDPDKPEDWAYLSKYSPYQNVRPGQKYPPILFTTSTRDDRVHPAHARKMFAKMKDMGYDVMYYENTEGGHAGSANNEQRAKMTALEYTFLWMKLR; from the coding sequence ATGCACAGCCTCGTCCTAGCCGGAGTCGTTCTATTGGCCATCAACGCCGACACGCCCGCCGATCCCTACTCCTGGCTCGAAGAAATCACCGGCGCCCGCGCGCTCGCCTATGTCGAGGCGGAAAATGCTATCACCCTCAAGCGATTGCAATCCGAGAGCGTCTATGCCGAGATCAAACAGCAGTCGTTGGCGATTCTGAATTCGCACGAGCGGATTCCCTACGTCCGAAAACTGGGCCCCTGGTACTACAACTTCTGGCAAGACGCCGCCAACCCGCGCGGCCTGTTGCGCCGCACGACGCCGGCCGAATATCGAAAGTCCAATCCAGGCTGGGAAACGGTGCTCGATCTCGACGCCTTGGCCAAGGCGGAGCATGAAAATTGGGTGTGGGGCGGATCGACTTCCTTGCCGCCCGACTACGAGCGCTCGTTGGTCTCGCTCTCCCGCGGCGGCAGCGATGCCAAGGTCGTGCGCGAGTTCGACCTCAAGAAAAAGGAATTTGTCGCCGGCGGGTTCTCGCTTCCCGAGGCCAAGAGCGAAACGACTTGGCGCGATAAAAACACGCTCTATGTGGGCACCGATTTCGGCCCCGGCTCGCTGACCGACAGCGGTTATCCGCGGATCGTCAAGCGCTGGAAGCGCGGCACGCCGCTGGCCGACGCGGCCACCGTGTTCGAAGGCCAGAAGACCGATGTGGCGGCCGCGGCGTGGGTCGACCACACGCCGGGCTTTTTCCGCGAGGGATTCAACCGCTCGATCGCCTTCTACAATTCGGAAACGTTTTTGCTCGAAGGCGGCAAAGACGTCAAAATCGACATTCCGAACGACGCCGAATCGAATTTTTTCCGCCAATGGCTTACCGTCCAATTGCGCAGCGATTGGCACGTTGGCGGCCGGACCTACAAAGCCGGCGCTCTGCTCGCCACCAAGCTCGACGCCTTCTTGCGCGGCGAGCGAAACTTCGAAGTTCTGTTCGAGCCGACCGGCCGCGTGTCGTTGCAAGAGGTGTCGGAAACGCATAGCGCCCTGGTGCTGAATCTGAGCGACAATGTGCATAGCCGGATCATCGAAACGGCTCCGCCCGGCTCGGTGTTCACCACTGCGTCCATCGCCGCCCCGCCCGGCGCGGCCGTGATCGACGCCGCGTGGCAAACCCGCGAAATGAAACTTCCGGGCGCCGGCAGCGCCAGCGCCTCGGGCGTCGATCCCGATGAATCGAACGAACTGTGGGTCAACTATCAAGACTTCTTGACTCCCTCGTCGCTCTATCTCACGCATCTGGGCGACAACCCCGGCGAACCGATCAAGTCGCTCCCGTCGTTTTTCAATGCCCACGGCATGGAGGTGCGGCAACTCGAAGCCACGAGCGCCGACGGAACGCGTGTCCCTTATTTTGTCGTCGGCAAAACGGCAGCGATTCGAGCGGGCAACTCGCCGACGTTGCTCTACGGCTATGGCGGGTTCGAAATTCCCATGGAGCCGCACTACGCCGCAATCGCCGGCAAGGCATGGCTCGAGCGCGGCGGCGTGTACGTGTTGGCAAATATCCGCGGCGGCGGCGAATTCGGCCCGGCCTGGCATCAGGCAGCCGTCAAGGAGCACCGCCAACGGGCCTTCGACGATTTCGAAGCCGTCGCCGCCGATATCGTCAAACGCGGCATCACCACGGTGCCCCATCTCGGCATCATGGGCGGCAGCAACGGCGGCCTGCTCGTCGCCACGGTGGCGATTCAGCGGCCCGAGTTGTTTGGCGCCGTCGTTTGCCAGGTGCCGCTGACCGACATGCGCCGCTACAACAAGTTTCTCGCCGGCGCGAGTTGGATGGCCGAATACGGCGACCCCGACAAGCCCGAGGACTGGGCCTATCTGTCGAAATATTCTCCGTATCAGAACGTCAGACCGGGCCAGAAATATCCCCCGATCCTCTTCACCACTTCGACGCGCGACGACCGCGTTCACCCGGCCCATGCCCGCAAAATGTTCGCCAAGATGAAAGACATGGGCTACGACGTGATGTACTACGAAAACACCGAAGGAGGCCACGCCGGCTCGGCCAACAACGAGCAGCGGGCGAAAATGACCGCGCTGGAATACACGTTCCTGTGGATGAAGCTGCGGTGA